A genomic region of Pyrus communis chromosome 14, drPyrComm1.1, whole genome shotgun sequence contains the following coding sequences:
- the LOC137714475 gene encoding uncharacterized protein yields MGHREEKNGRKSVPQFGGWDQNSPDTNYTVVFSQARANRKQNKTDLTEFKRNSLGNEQEFMAAHPHHPHHHHQDDSVTRKKTILTYINCCIRP; encoded by the exons AAAAATGGTCGGAAGTCTGTACCTCAATTCGGAGGGTGGGATCAAAACAGCCCAGATACAAACTACACCGTCGTGTTCTCTCAGGCTCGTGCTAACCGGAAGCAAAACAAGACCGACTTGACTGAGTTCAAGCGTAACAGCCTTGGGAATGAACAGGAATTCATGGCTGCTCACcctcatcatcctcatcatcatcaccaaGATGACTCTGTTACG AGGAAAAAGACGATTCTGACTTACATAAATTGCTGTATTAGGCCTTGA
- the LOC137715536 gene encoding dihydropyrimidinase, which yields MASSSSPQRIFPLLSLILLLFSFSPISESSHQFCDAGIGHGASTCGVSSSSSSLSTKLLIKGGIVVNAHEMEAADVYVEGGIIVSVGPNIKVGDDVTVLDATGKFVMPGGIDPHTHLGMEFMGTETIDDFFSGQAAALAGGTTMHIDFVLPVNGSLLSGLEAYEKKSRKSCMDYGFHMAITKWDEHTSKEMEIMVKKKGINSFKFFMAYKGSFMVNDELLLEGFTKCKSLGALAMVHAENGDAVYEGQRRMIELGITGPEGHALSRPPVLEGEATARAIRLAGFVNTPLYVVHVMSVDAMEEISKARKSGQKVIGETVLSGLVLNDSWLWDPDFITAAKYVMSPPIRAAGHDKALQAALSMGVLQLVGTDHCTFNSTQKALGIDDFRKIPNGVNGIEERMHLVWNTMVESGQISVTDYVRLTSTECARLFNIYPRKGAIRAGSDADIIILNPNSSFEINAKSHHSRTDTNVYEGWKGKGKVEVTISGGRVVWENDELKVVPGSGKYIEMPPFGYLFNGIDKADAKYLSSMKAPVKRSRATV from the exons ATGGCTTCCAGCTCCAGTCCTCAACGCATCTTCCCTCTGTTGTCTTTGATCCTCcttctcttctccttctctccGATCTCCGAATCGAGCCACCAG TTCTGTGATGCTGGAATTGGACACGGTGCGTCGACCTGTGGGGTTTCTTCATCGTCGTCATCGCTTTCTACCAAGCTGTTGATCAAAGGCGGGATTGTGGTGAACGCTCATGAGATGGAGGCTGCTGATGTTTATGTGGAGGGTGGAATCATTGTTTCTGTTGGGCCTAATATTAAG GTTGGTGATGATGTTACTGTGCTTGATGCCACTGGAAAGTTTGTCATGCCAG GAGGCATTGATCCTCATACCCACCTAGGCATGGAATTCATGGGTACAGAAACTATTGATGATTTCTTCAGTGGTCAGGCGGCAGCATTAGCAGGCGGAACAACTATGCACATCGACTTTGTTTTACCAGTGAATGGAAGTTTATTGTCAGGGTTGGAAGCTTATGAAAAAAAATCTAGGAAGTCCTGCATGGATTATGGTTTCCATATGGCAATTACAAAATGGGATGAACATACTTCAAAAGAAATGGAAATAATGGTCAAGAAGAAAG GTATAAACTCTTTCAAGTTTTTCATGGCCTACAAGGGGTCCTTCATGGTCAATGATGAGCTTCTACTAGAAGGATTCACAAAATGTAAGTCTCTTGGTGCGTTAGCTATGGTgcatgcagaaaatggagatgCTGTATACGAAGGACAGAGAAGAATGATAGAACTTGGTATTACTGGTCCAGAGGGACATGCTCTTTCAAGGCCTCCAGTG CTGGAAGGAGAGGCAACTGCTCGAGCAATTCGACTAGCAGGTTTTGTGAATACTCCCCTTTATGTAGTTCATGTGATGAGCGTTGATGCTATGGAAGAAATTTCTAAAGCTCGCAAATCAG GGCAGAAGGTGATTGGCGAGACAGTACTTTCTGGGTTagtgcttaatgattcttggcTTTGGGATCCCGACTTTATCACTGCTGCTAA GTATGTTATGAGTCCCCCTATAAGGGCAGCTGGACATGACAAAGCCCTTCAAGCTGCCCTTTCAATGGGAGTTCTGCAG CTTGTAGGAACGGATCATTgtaccttcaattcaacacagAAAGCTCTTGGAATAGATGATTTCCGGAAAATTCCAAATGGTGTAAATG GTATTGAGGAGAGGATGCATCTTGTATGGAATACAATGGTG GAATCTGGTCAAATTTCTGTTACTGACTACGTCCGGTTGACGAGTACTGAATG TGCTAGGCTTTTCAATATATATCCTAGGAAGGGAGCAATTCGCGCAGGTTCTGATGCAGATATAATTATACTAAATCCAAACTCAAGCTTTGAGATAAATGCGAAGTCCCACCACTCTAGAACAGATACCAATGTCTACGAGGGATGGAAAGGGAAG GGCAAGGTTGAAGTGACCATTTCTGGTGGAAGGGTTGTTTGGGAAAATGATGAATTGAAGGTTGTTCCTGGTTCTGGAAAGTACATAGAAATGCCGCCTTTCGGATATCTTTTTAATGGAATTGACAAGGCAGATGCTAAGTACCTATCTTCTATGAAAGCCCCTGTTAAGCGTTCTAGAGCAACCGTTTAA